A single window of Ctenopharyngodon idella isolate HZGC_01 chromosome 24, HZGC01, whole genome shotgun sequence DNA harbors:
- the LOC127507309 gene encoding melanocortin receptor 4-like has product MNISQSSAGLGTVLPLTSFENVLLFLFNVILATAIIFINVSVFLSIMMNRSLRSENRFMYMLSTCLSDICSGVSYYYAGVLDVRDYYDSPTRTFYIVPTFLGLSYMAILAAQADRYHAVSAPFKYSQRMTRNRTLLVILAYWLYAFLIVAVYNLVTLGVAKKVTGFGTFVANIFTVIIMIVLNVRLFFIAKFQLQREPPSAERDNKRASIYLIIIVAVCFLIAWLPIFLHAIACNFAGSTCYTFRNEGSDPLRILPRVNAVLTPLLYIRGCSALRSTLLSKVWRTKCCKRKSVNPLSAVKKNEAVIFKMWS; this is encoded by the exons ATGAATATTTCTCAGAGTAGTGCGGGTCTTGGCACCGTGCTGCCTCTTACTAGTTTCGAGAACGTGCTTTTGTTTCTCTTCAATGTAATCCTCGCCACCGCCATCATTTTCATCAACGTGTCCGTGTTTCTGTCCATCATGATGAACAGATCCCTGCGCAGCGAGAACCGCTTCATGTACATGCTCAGCACGTGTCTCAGTGACATCTGCTCGGGCGTCTCGTATTATTATGCTGGAGTTCTGGATGTACGCGATTATTATGACTCTCCGACACGCACTTTCTATATCGTTCCCACTTTTCTGGGTCTGTCCTATATGGCGATTCTGGCCGCGCAGGCGGACCGTTACCACGCGGTCTCAGCGCCTTTCAAATACTCGCAGCGCATGACCCGAAACAGAACCCTGCTGGTGATTCTGGCCTACTGGCTTTATGCTTTTTTGATTGTGGCGGTTTATAATTTGGTAACTCTGGGTGTCGCTAAGAAAGTGACGGGCTTTGGTACTTTTGTGGCGAACATTTTCACCGTCATTATCATGATTGTTTTGAACGTCAGGCTGTTTTTCATCGCCAAATTTCAGCTACAGCGCGAACCGCCGAGCGCGGAACGGGACAACAAGCGCGCGTCCATTTACCTCATCATAATAGTGGCTGTATGTTTTTTGATCGCGTGGTTGCCAATTTTTCTTCATGCTATTGCGTGTAATTTCGCGGGGTCCACGTGCTATACGTTCAGAAATGAGGGTTCAGACCCGCTGCGCATTCTGCCACGGGTAAATGCAGTTCTGACTCCCTTATTGTATATCAGGGGCTGTTCTGCACTAAGGAGCACCCTACTAAGTAAAGTCTGGAGAACAAAATGCTGCAAGAGGAAAAG tgtgaaCCCTCTGTCAGCGGTGAAGAAGAATGAAGCTGTCATCTTCAAGATGTGGTCTTAG